Below is a window of Camelina sativa cultivar DH55 chromosome 11, Cs, whole genome shotgun sequence DNA.
AGCAAAAGCCAACTTGTGCAAGCCCAAAGCCCAAAGCAAAGAATATCAAGTTGACTCAAAGTCAACCAAACGGGAACAACTTGTAAAGAAAGTTGATGTTTGTGTATCCATTAAACAAGAACCAATTTCACCCAAAAAAGCTTCATTAAATGCGAAGGTGAGTGTCTCTAACACTCATGTCGCTAGTAGTGGCGGTTTTGGAACACCAACCAAACTTTTTGATGAATCAGATCCCATAGAAGATGCTTGCAATAAGGCATTTGATGGTGCTTTGGACAAATTGTTAGTGTTGTGTAATGATGATATTGTGACAAGGAAAATTAGACCAAGAAACCTAGTCTCCAGGCTCCACCCAACAGGATCCATTTGTGGGCAGTTCAATGGTCAAGCGTATGTTGTGTGGTGTAAAGCTATCCACAAAAGCTTATGATCCGTTCGAAAAGGCTGATCCTGCAAAGGTGGACGCCCTCATGAATTTTATAAAGCAAGAAATGTTAGTTGTCCACTACCACTATTGTAGCAGTTTCTCGACTGCGGTTGTGAGTGTTGTAGGCATGGCTGCAACTTGTTTTTGCCGAACAACAAACCAGCGTGTCAACATTGACCTTATATAGTTAAGTAGTTCGACAATTGGAAACTTTCTAGCTTGGTTTAAAACTCGATTAATTGACTCAATGATATTGTTGGTCGTGAAATTGTACCTTTCCCCAGAAAAATGCACTCGAGTCCACATACTAACATCAGCACGTACAAGATAAGCGTGCAGCTCTGGATTCAATGCACCGATTTGCTGGAAGTACCTATTAAAGTCTTCAAGACGGAAAGCACTTGCTGCTTTCTTTACAAGTCCAAATGATTCACTACCTCTAAATTTAAGTACAATATTTTTGTACAGATGATATGTGTAGATACCACGGCTAGCAAGCGGGTAGACATTCTAGATGTCTATCTGATATTATAGCCAGGGCTTCATCATCTGGGATATCACAACTTAATTGTCGAAAGAACCATTCCCATGCTTTATCATTTTCACTATCAACTACAACAAATGCTAGGgggaaaatattgaaatttccATCTTGTGTAGTTGCTAGTAGAAGCGTACTTTGAAATTTTCCTTTCAAGAATGTCCCATCGACAACAATAACTTTCTTCATAAAAGGAAACCCAGCTATGGTTGCCCCAAAAGCTATGAAAGCATATTTAAATCTGTCTTCTGAATCTACTTCCAGCTTTGTGTATGTTCGAGGATTTGCTTTACGGATCATATACAAGTATGTGGGTAAATATTCATACCCATGTTCTGTTGTACCCCGAACTAATTGTCTAGCACATAGAAGAGTTCGACGTGCCTTCCAATAGTCAACCTACGAAACGAGTTATCTTATAAGTGTATCTGACAGTGAAGAAAACATACACACTTATTCAAACGCATCAACACGTAAGAAAACTTACCGTTAGACCAAACCTCAAATTTAAAGCATCGGCCACATGCATTGGTCGAACACCGCCTCCAACACCACCCACAAATTCCTTATACAAATGGCCCAATATATCTGGAGTTGCTTGACGGGCACGAGCAGAACGTTCAGTGACTGAACAAGAATGCTCATTTACATATAATCGAATATGATGAATAGGGGAATCTCAATAGTACTAGCGTTGATACGCCATTGACATCCTTCTACCCAACAATTAATAGTATACAACGCAGGATTTGATCGATCCACATCAAAGTCGAATTTTCGTAGAACATATATTATCTTCAACCTACTCTCCAATGCTTCTCGTGAGTCATATTTCTGATCAACTGCTACATCAACACCACCAACTTCTATAAGCACTGAATCTTTAACAGCGGTTGAACTCCTTGCTCGCAAAGGTGCCCTTCTCCTATTTGTCCTCCCAAATTCAACCTTTTCTTCCTCTACTGTCTCCTCTTCGACATTTGAAAACTTAGAATACAAACAATTGTCTTCATCCCCGGAGCTAGCTCCGTCACTATCCTTGCAACAGTCAAATCGGGATTCATCGTCCTCAtcattgatttttgtttcatcGGGAGCctctgttctttcttcttcattcgACTTTGTTTCATCTCTCTTTGAGTCAAGTCCTTTGTTCTCCTCCATTTTCTGTTCAGTGTGGATCACTCCTTCCCAACTACCTTCCTTTTGTAGTAATCCTCACCCCTCCTTTGTCTCTTACTCTGATATACTCCGCAGGAACCTGCTAAATCCACACTTTCTATTCCCCCTACAACATCGACCTCAACATATAGACGCTCAGATTTACAAACTCTAAGATATCCTTCAAAATGGCGATGATTGTAGACAAAAACAGGAGGTGTATCAGCTGGCATTTTTTTGCGACGTCCTTGAAAACTTATAACTTAGATGAACATCaaacatctctctctccaacCCAAAATCCTCGTACACCATTGAAAcgaaattttcatataatgttTTCTTGCTCTCCATTAGCACCCTCGAAATTCTTCTTTCGTCAACACAAAATTTCCACCGCTTCTTTATTAAAACCTACTTTCCACACACTACTGAAATAACATCCATTGTgtagaaaatttataaatgagAACTGTCAAGGAAAATGAGATATCGAACGAGATCTGTAGAAGCAGAGAGAACATATAATGTATAAAGACCTACGTAAGAGTACAAGAGAACAAGAGCTGGCTGTTGTTCGAAGTATTTGCGGCGACTACAACAGTGTCTGAATAGAGAAATCAACAGTATAACATAAAACAGCAATAGTGTTAATCTGTCAAACCAACCAACTTTATCACGTCTATATGTTTAACTCTGTCTCTACTTAAGTTTTGTTATTTCAGTAACAAATATGTCTACCACTTCATTAACTCATAACTCTATAGCTTTTAATTATGTCTATCAATACGGAAATATCTACCATTgcgtataattatatatgtcatATAAATCTATCTTAGTCTATATGTCTGCCATAATGACTACATAAATCTGCCACCCGACataaatctattatatatatcaccATTGTATcatcataaattaatatctctatcaaaaattaataattctatCATCATTATAATAATCTACCCAATATATCTAACGATAACCATAACTCTGTCTGCTATATTTATGTCTGCCATCACTAATCTATCTCTACCAATTTTATCTACTTAATTATCAAACTCTATCCAATAACTCTGCCAATATTTATATAACtctattgaaaaaaatatgtcGATCGTTACATATATTATTTGAGCGGGAATTTTTCCTCCCAAAATCTTTGAACAGTTATGTTATAAACACATACATAGCGTCGCTTTTTAATGGCacacttttaattttttcctaaCAGACCTTCCAAAGGgtttatatatcatttaaattaaaaaaatgacattCTAATGGTTTTAAGCTTTTCTAAGCTATTATAGTAAAGTTCCCAAAAAATATGCAGCTTAAATTTAGAAAACTTATTGCCACACGATGAGAAGACAAAGCAATAGTATTATGTGTCACTTGATGAAAGAGAAAACATGAGAAgtccagaaaaaaataataagaaagtgaattgttaaaataattagttaaattatttttgtcaattcaAATAGACAATATGGTATTCCTCGAAAACATTTGTGCATTGTGGTATTCTTTTTAAGAAAGTCAagtttttttggtagaaatgTTAGCAATCTTTTACCTAAACCAGATatgaaatctaaaaatatttgaatgggTTTTATATCTGTaaatccaaaaaatcaaaatattctaCCCGAATCTGAATAGATACCCGATTGCACccatattttatatgatttatatattattatatttggtttaagtataaaaaaatttatttggttttaaactttttcttttcaattaagTTAGTTTTAGTGAATATCGAagagttatttaaattttgattgattttttttacaatgcatttttaaacattgctttttaagacatgttataaacttataagtttgatttttttattcataagaTAAGCCCAGAAAAGTTTGAAAAGTACTATAACCCTAAAGGATTAGGCCagactttgaaatataggctcggaaatatttcAGGTATGACCGAGCCAGGTTCAATTATATGCGGACTTTGTGGATTTCGGATAGGACCGAGAAAGGCCAGCCTGATCGACACCGGACAATGGGATGAATCTCTTtattcacctccttataaaataaggaaacaaaatctgtatacaagattgtaaaattaaaaacccaaaccgctttttataaaccaaacttaatttcgttttaattatactctaaaccctaaccacctcatttgtaaactcaaactgatatataatttcgttctaattgtaaaatcttaaCCCTgatcacctcatttgtaaacacaaaccgacatataattttgttataattgtaaaatctaaatcctaacaacctcatttgtaaacccaaaccgacatataattttattttaattgtaaaatttaaactctaatcacctcatttgtaaactcaaaccgagaaatctaaaccaagctaaTATTTAACCCGAACGAGGGTGGCTGCAGTTTCACTTCCCACTTTCTGTTCAGGCTACCGCTGTTTCGTTGATGGATCTCGGAAAGCTGGTGATTCGTTTGCATGCGCATGATGGTTTTGTACCCAGTTTCAGGATCTAACGCAAAGCATGGGAGCCACAAATTTCCGGCGGAGCCTCTCCCGTTTACATGTTGAAGtcgaagctttcatttgggatATACGGTGTATGATCGGGTATGGCTACCGTGACGTGGCGTTCTACTCAGACtcctcagacttggtgaagatggtgtcttcgccacATGACTGGCCGGCATTCTCGACATACCTCGACGATATCAAGATAGACAGGgaagaattttcttctttttttttatcttttatttctagAAATACAAATGTAAAAGCGAATTATTTGCCACGCCAGGCGCAAACATCTCCGCataatgttttgtatgtaaacagtTTTCCACCATATTGGCCCGTTTGAGctaattttttgttgacaaaaaaaaataaaaagtatacagaattggtttccttaatttgtttttttttaatttaattttgatttaatttttaaaataaaatattatctagaaggttctgattggttgaaaagaaGGACCTAAGGGGGTGTTAACTATTTGTGATTTAAATAGAGTTTAAATGACtttaattattatgtaaaatatgatattattaaaaaaaaaattaaactctcTTAAagtttggtgttattagtttgtgacttgtaaaaaattatataaaatcttaatgaatattgtgttattggattaagagttttataaagtcaataaaatttttgtgttattcaactaaaaaaaaaatctatgattggtaatgaatttaattatgAATAGCACtaagttaaatttatttttccaaaGTTAGCACACATGCTTAAATATTCCAAAAGTAGCATttgtgaattattattattattttatcttatgaaacaaaattaattataaatttttacatCATGTTATCAATACTCTTATTATATTTACGATGTTCATAACTTCGGTGAAGATACCGGCGAAGTTTCCGGTGAAGACAGAGCTTTTGGCGACCAACAGTGGATCGGAGACTCAACGAACTCGATTTGTTATGAATTAGGGATCGATTCTGCTGCAAAAAGGTACGTCTTTTCACATCCTTCTCTGCAGTTTGCTTTACAACTCTTGGAATGtataaatgattaaattatGAGACTTTCCTGGAGATTCTTAGTTTGAATCGTTATTGTGTTATGAAGGATTTGATTTTCAGTCTCTACATGTTTCAGTAGATTATAAGAAGCTTGATTTTGACTACCAGTGTGATTTGGATATTTggaaaaaatctattttttttgttagtttcttttggtttctgtAGTTTTTGTTGATTGGATTAGAACTGGAGAAAGAATCAACCAACGATTAAGCATAAGATCTGAACCAGCAGTGGATTTTGAATTCTTGTAGGTTACTTTAAGTAGTActtgtaaagagagagagagaaaatcaATGGCAGAGGTTGTTTTTCAAACAATACGATGTGACCAACAGTGGGTTAGAGAAGACTAACAACACCATCTGTGACAAGCTTAGTGTGCCTAAGATCCCAATTAAAGCCATATTTTGGGAATTAGAGTGTGTGTGTTTATGTGTGTAataacctaatgtgtactccaccacgatctagtggtatcgttgtaacacttcaggatcgaatccacagagaccaaacaattgcactatgaaactatgaagatcaaatatagctaagacaaaagaggaagtttATGAagcaagtaataattaaaaacagaaggtaaataagttgtttccaaatcaaaaaggaaatattgggcgcagggaatgTATGGGAATATAATTCTCGGACTAAGGCGGAAGATGGGGATGAATTagacaccgttctagaactcaaatcacgttTGTAAAGCTATCCTATTTCTGCAGCGATAACTATCTAAGCAATGAATttactaaatcctaaacttctGTTTGAATCCAGCAAATCAAGCAAGCATTAATAGGTTCAGGTTTGATTAGTTCACAAgatgcctcaacttcaacttccgttggctagggtccaccttgctcacctatattcttttccagcaactcaacaacacttttggtgccccgatgaattaaacctaagatcttaatctaggtgatcaatctagtttaagcattaagaacaacaatagatgaagaataAAATAGATCaaccccaaatctaacaacctaagtttagaaaatcataattcccctttgaaacccaaaacccaatagataaactactcagacatggaaaaacagaaacagcaaatcaatgatgaaggaaacataattgaattgcaaaagaatagaaaatagggtttagaaatcttctccaaagtgtttagaaggattagagatcttctcccttagctctcaatacaaaatagtctcagaaaataaagcctatgtctctggaggctgagcctctaacttaaatatcaaaataaaaccctaaaagtcggtttaaaacaaaaaaagaaatcttgagtcgggtacgggactggtcgatcccgaatACGGATCAGCCGATCTTGGAtgcttttctctgtttgctccatctgcttgctagttcgatcagtcttcaccaaaatggctccagatgcttgttttcatccccaaaacactcaatTTCCTTCAAAAGAAACCTATAACCTGTACAAACTcgtaaaagactaaaaaaactctaaaaacacactttgactcaataaaagactcaaaacaaacctaaaaactatggttaaaacctataaaatataGACACATCAGTGTTGGCCTTCAAGGCTTATGTGACTGCTTGGGTTCTGCCTCTTAACAGGTTGGGTGAAATTTTTTTGCTCATGCTGGCGACACAGCCTTCGAAGTGGCAGGAAACACCGCGATGCGGGTgggttctctctctttctggtTTGTCCATGCTTCTTTCTTACAATGCTTATGGATGTTAAAGCCTTGTGAACTGGGATATTTTTGAAGGTAAAGCAAGCCAAAACTGAACTTGTGTCAGCTAGTAAAGTGGTTTATCACTTCCTTTCAAATGTTACGTCAAACATAACAAATGGTTCGAATGACTCTAATGGATTTCAAAAACGATCAGGAACTCTCAACAACTCAGACAACGAGAGCTTTAGATTGCAAGGTAGTTGGTTCAAAGGGATTCTTAACACTGCCAAACTCTCCACCAGTACAGAGATAGGGAATAAAGAGGAAGATGCAAACCATATAATCCCAATTCAGAAAAACATAGCAGCGACTCTGATGTATTTCTAATTCAATAGCAACTATGCTGATCCACCACAGTATCACAATGCATTCGGTTAACTGTATATCCTCCACCTATCCAAATATTATTCATTGTATCCATTACTTTGCACCACCATTGGAAACCATTTCTATCTTTTTCAGTGTTAATTAGTTcagaaaatttattttcttttcaggCTGAGCCACCATCAATTTTGGTTGTGCAATCATGCCCATGCcttttttctaattgttttatGAAAGCTATCATGAATTTTAAAGGATCCTTCCTAAACATCATTCAATCCtttctaaataattttgtttgcatCCAGATTGGCATGTAACCTAGATTAAtgtttattgttatattttctgCAAATGAACAGCTTTGCTGTTACACTCTATTATTCCTTTCGTAATGTCAAAGAGctcacattttttattttgtttatgaaaGTCGTCCTaaattctaaagaatcattccTAAACATCACTCAATCTTTCAtgaataaattttcatttatgaaAGCCCAATATGACAAAGATTACTCTATTAGTGAACGAtaaagatttcatttttgtgCATATCCTGATATTTGCCAATGTCCAGATTTTTTATGAAGGTCTTCCTTAAGTTCATCATGAACTCCAATactttttatgaaggtcatcctgaAATTCTAGGACACTTTCCTGAATGTAATGGATTCCTTCGTAAATTTTCAAAGAGTGCTTGGTGATGGTTTTTGAAGTTGCAAAAACATGAGAAAATATTCTACGAGCTATCAATAAAAGTTTGAATTGTGTAAAGAAGCATCTATGAATACTgactttatgaaaataaatttgaattcataaaacaagaaaacattcaaTATCAAAAAAACTCAGCATTACtacaaaaacattgaataacATACAAAGAAATATAGTATATGTGGTTGCAAGCTAAACACGAACATacaacaaaggaagaaaaaactATAAAGCCAACAAATCTTTTCGTGTCCTCATGAAATCCTAACTTTTTATGAAGCTCGTCCTTAAGTTAATAGAAGCTTTCGTGATATTTCGTGGtatccttcctaaattttcaaGGAAAGCTAGGATATAATCCAAGATTTTTGTGGGATCTTTCCTGTACCATTGCGAGGAGTAAAGCGGACATGGTAAAGAAGCTCAACAGCAGGAATAAGAAAAGCTAAGGTTTTACAGAACCAGTCCTAGCAGCTCCAAGCACATCTTTTCGCTCCATCAATGGTAGAATTGCTTTAACTTGTATATGcaaaaaacattgaaattatacaaatctgaatcatcatcattacattgaaattatacaaatctgaatcatcatcattgttcttaaaaaaaaacatcatattcAATTACAAATTGGTTGTAACCTGAGTCAAGGGTTGGAAACCCATCTCCTTGATACTTTTAAAAGTGTTATCAAATAAGTTCAATGACTCAAACATTTCCCTCTTTGGAACTCTCCTTTTAGCAAATTCCACAAGATACGTCACTGAACATTCACTTCCTTCAGATTATCACCGTATGCAGACAATCCAAGACTCAACTTCAAACTAGCGTAACTCTCCTCTCCAAAATTAAACAATGGTTTTCCAATTCAACTCGTAACTAAACATATAAACTCGGGTCTCGACACTCCCGCCATCAGTAAAGAAGTTGTATCGAAGCAGCAAAACACTTTGATTCCTTCGAGAGTGTACAATTGATAAGCAACCAAACAATAACCCCTATGCAATAGCGACATAAACAACGATTACCGATTTGGTTCACTTTGACTTGGGTTTATCGTGGCTCACGAAGATGCGAATAGATGATGGAACGGAGATGgtaataaagtaataaacaatGAAATGAAGTAATAAGCTTCTTCAACAACAGCTTTATGAGACTCTTCTTCATTCTCGCCTAAAAATACCATTGCAGCATTTTCACGAACACCTTGTGTGCAAGAAACTAGTCCTGACTCATAGGATCTGAGCCGCGTAGTCTCATCTGGTTTGACAACATCCGATCCTAAAATCTCAGTAGTCTCGTTTCAGAGTGGGGTAAGAGCAGCAGCTTTTGCTTGGATCTTCCACGGGGTGTCACGGGTTTTATTAGATTTCGATGACTTTGAGAGGATTGGAGGATATAGTCTTCGGCTAAGAGAACATTGTATCGatgagagattgaagatatattttagatttttctcaaaattaaaaatatttatttttataaattttgtgctaaatttggaactTTAGAAAGTGTGGGCTAATTTTGgcaaaataactaaaattgatgttattttgAGATCTccctttaattatattattgtgttattgatttatgattttatacacttttctttacaaaataaattcatGCAAAGTATGATTGggagattttacaaaattataggAAACTCTCTGACAATTCTtctaaatcttttaattattcccattttatgattttattaaaatcatcaaaattcttTATAGATTAGAATAACACTATTACACTACTAACAATTCTTCTAAATCTTTCGCTTATTCCCATTTTATTAAAGTCATtaatattctttataaattagaaagaattttaatgacttatagaatcatagaaaattagaaagttaaaaatgaagaattctaagagattgtttagaaagtttttttaaatcttgctgctttgtttttcctaatcttgtaaaatctttctgtttgatgaaagagttttcatgacttttgttatgaagaaaatgatataaaatcctaaaccaataacataaaatttgaattcattaacaatccaagatttttttgttttacttaaataacataaaacttttaatgactttataaaactcttaatccaataacactagatttatcaagattttagataactttctacaaatccacaaccaataacaccaaatttttaaatagttttaaaaactcttgattgaataacaacatattttacataacttttaaagtcattaaaattttttctaaatcctaaaccaatacccccCCCAAAGTATTTTTCGGAACAATGTCCATAATGCCATATTCTCAAAAGAAAAATGCTAAAATGccatagtaatattttttaattattttatattttctttttaattaaaatttattgaaaagaCCACAAACCCATCTAACATTATACCTAATATTTTATCCCTTCGTTGATAACGTGGAACAAAATCTTagatctagaaaaaaaaactgacgaaatcgagagaaagagatggatgTAGAATCAGACAAAAGAGTGAAGAAAACTGTTGAGATCTCAATCATTGATGGTGTTGAATCTGCACAAAGGGAGCCGATGTATCTGTGTTGGCTTCAAATCCGATGAAGATCAGGCTTACATGTCGTTTCTTTGCCATCGAAGATGTAAACAGACGATGCTAGAGGAAACCGTGGAGAGGTTAAAATCTGGGGTCGACGGCAGGGAAGCGATGGAGAGAAGTAATGGAAGGTTGATGGTGCAGAATCGGTGATAGTGACGGCTCTAGAATTTCGAATTATAAGTGGTTTTGATTGCAGTTGTATCcgttgtatatattatttgtactagttgtacttttatatattagttgtaCTAGTTTTCGTTTTCTTTATCAGTTGTACGCTCGTTATCTATATCATTTGTACTAGTTGTACTGTTATATATTAGTTGTACTAGTTATCGTATTCTTTATCAATTATACTCGTTATAATATTATATCTCGGTTATACCAATTGTTTTAGTTGTTCTATTGTATCATTTGTCCATTTTTGTCTCAGTTATTCTAATTGTATTATTCTCTTCTAGTTGTATTATTCgtcttttatttcattaaaggtaattttgtaatctcacaatttttatgatattttgtggCATTTTAGCCTCGCGCCCTTGTTCTTGTCAATTTGGCATGGAGATGAAGCAGCATAACCCTAAATCTTCAAACAAGTTACGGAGGCCAGGAGATTCCTGGTCGGAGCTTCCTTCAGATCTGTTGAATTCAGTGTTCGAACACCTTGGCTTTGCTGATTCTCGACGAGTTGGATCCGTATGTTCGTCTTGGTACTCCGCTGCGAAACGATGCTTGGCCAAAAAACAGATCCCTTGGCTGATGATTTTGCCAGACGAAGATGACGAGATCGAAACCCATTGGTGCACGCTGTTCAATCCCGAGGAGAATGGCAAGCTTTACAGAATGCGAGCTGATGTGTTCGAATTCGCAAAGAGCTATTGTTTAGCAACATATGGAAACTGGCTCCTTATGGTAGATCATGGGTCTGATGTCTAC
It encodes the following:
- the LOC104728406 gene encoding putative F-box protein At4g22180 yields the protein MEMKQHNPKSSNKLRRPGDSWSELPSDLLNSVFEHLGFADSRRVGSVCSSWYSAAKRCLAKKQIPWLMILPDEDDEIETHWCTLFNPEENGKLYRMRADVFEFAKSYCLATYGNWLLMVDHGSDVYMLNLFTHERIDLPPVESQLGTTKLERTSED